A stretch of Desulfuromonas sp. DNA encodes these proteins:
- a CDS encoding annexin Max4, whose amino-acid sequence AVSCKLEAGGWRLEAGGWRLEAGGWRLEAGGWKV is encoded by the coding sequence AGCTGTAAGCTGTAAGCTGGAGGCTGGAGGCTGGAGGCTGGAGGCTGGAGGCTGGAGGCTGGAGGCTGGAGGCTGGAGGCTGGAGGCTGGAGGCTGGAAAGTTTAA